A stretch of Malus sylvestris chromosome 11, drMalSylv7.2, whole genome shotgun sequence DNA encodes these proteins:
- the LOC126588946 gene encoding LOW QUALITY PROTEIN: DNA polymerase I A, chloroplastic/mitochondrial-like (The sequence of the model RefSeq protein was modified relative to this genomic sequence to represent the inferred CDS: deleted 2 bases in 1 codon), which translates to MREIFLRSLVPYDKVLVVNSVPDAKKVVRMLTDQYRHLVHACDTEVANIEVKLETPVDHGEIICFSIYSGPDVDFGNGKSCIWVDVLDGGGKELLMEFAPFFEDPSIKKVWHNYSFDNHVIENYGIKLSGFHADTMHMARLWDSSRRLKGGYSLEALSHDPKVMSGAQLSDEKDLIGKISMKTIFGRKKVKKDGSDGKVTIIDPVEVLQREKRKPWICYSALDSISTLKLYESMKNQLSKKEWKIDGKPEPGTMFNFYEKYWRPFGELLVKMETEGMLVNRDYLAEIEKLAKAEQEIAANRFRRWASRYCPDANYMNVGSDVQLRQLLFGGIANRKDSNQFLPTEKTFRVPNIDGVIEEGKNTASKFRNITLHNIVSNLPAEIYTASGWPSVGGDALKILSGKVSSEFHFVDDDQEGVGDACETVDAEYLGAQEDRSEVDTSAYGTAFKAFEKEEKGKGKEACHAIAALCQVCSIDSLISNFILPLQSSNISGKNKRIHCSLNINTETGRLSARRPNLQNQPALEKDRYKIRQAFVAAPGNSLIVADYGQLELRILAHLSNCTSMLDAFKAGGDFHSRTAMNMYQHIRDAVESEEVLLEWDPQPGEEKPPVPLLKDNFASERRKAKMLNFSIAYGKTPVGLSRDWKVSVQEAENTVKLWYKERQEVLIWQEERKKEAIENRCVHTLLGRARQFPAVSRDKRALRGHIERAAINTPVQGSAADVAMCAMLEISKNARLNELGWRLLLQVHDEVILEGPSESAEEAKKLVVECMSFPFNGKNNLKVDLAVDAKCAQNWYAGK; encoded by the exons ATGAGGGAGATCTTCTTGAGAAGCTTAGTACCA TATGACAAGGTTCTTGTTGTCAACAGTGTCCCTGATGCGAAAAAAGTTGTTAGGATGCTTACAGATCAATACAGGCATCTTGTCCATGCCTGTGACACAGAG GTGGCGAATATAGAGGTGAAGCTAGAAACACCTGTTGATCATGGAGAAATAATATGTTTTAGCATCTATTCTGGACCAGATGTGGATTTTGGAAATGGGAAGTcttgtatttgggtggatgttCTTGATGGTGGTGGCAAGGAACTTTTAATGGAGTTTGCTCCTTTTTTCGAAGACCCCTCCATCAAAAAG GTTTGGCACAATTATAGCTTTGATAACCATGTAATAGAGAACTATGGGATTAAGCTTTCTGGTTTCCATGCCGACACGATGCACATGGCTCGCTTGTGGGATTCATCAAGGCGGTTAAAAGGTGGTTATTCTCTTGAAGCACTTTCACATGACCCAAAGGTCATGTCTGGGGCCCAACTGAGTGATGAGAAGGATTTGATTGGTAAAATATCTATGAAAACAATATTTGGCAGGAAGAAAGTGAAGAAAGATGGAAGTGACGGGAAAGTGACCATTATTGACCCTGTTGAAGTGCtacaaagagaaaagagaaaaccaTGGATTTGTTATTCTGCCTTAGATTCAATAAGCACACTGAAGCTTTATGAGAGTATGAAAAACCAACTAAGCAAAAAGGAGTGGAAAATTGATGGAAAACCAGAACCTGGAACCATGTTTAATTTCTATGAAAAATATTGGAGACCATTTGGTGAGCTTTTAGTTAAGATGGAAACTGAGGGAATGTTGGTTAATCGGGATTATTTAGCTGAGATTGAGAAGTTGGCCAAAGCAGAACAAGAGATTGCTGCAAACAGATTTCGTAGGTGGGCGTCTAGGTACTGCCCTGATGCCAACTACATGAATGTGGGAAGTGATGTGCAACTACGCCAGCTCCTCTTTGGTGGGATCGCAAATAG AAAGGACTCCAACCAGTTTCTTCCAACGGAGAAGACTTTCAGAGTTCCAAACATTGATGGAGTGATTGAAGAAGGGAAGAATACAGCCTCAAAATTTCGCAATATTACTCTGCATAATATTGTTTCCAATCTTCCAGCTGAGATTTACACAGCAAGTGGTTGGCCCTCAGTTGGTGGAGATGCTTTGAAAATTTTATCTGGGAAGGTCTCTTCAGAATTTCATTTTGTGGATGACGACCAGGAAGGTGTTGGAGATGCTTGTGAGACAGTGGATGCTGAATATTTGGGAGCACAAGAGGATAGGTCTGAGGTTGACACATCTGCTTATGGAACAGCTTTTAAAGCATTTGAGAAAGAGGAGAAGGGGAAAGGGAAGGAAGCTTGCCACGCCATTGCTGCTTTATGCCAAGTTTGCTCTATTGATTCCTTGATATCCAACTTCATCCTTCCTTTGCAG AGCAGTAATATATCAGGCAAGAATAAGCGAATTCATTGTTCTCTAAATATCAACACAGAAACGGGGCGTCTGTCCGCGAGGAGGCCTAATTTACAG AACCAACCTGCTTTGGAGAAAGACCGGTATAAGATCCGCCAGGCTTTTGTAGCTGCACCCGGGAATTCTCTTATTGTTGCTGATTATGGACAG CTCGAACTCAGGATTCTTGCTCATCTGTCCAACTGTACAAGTATGTTGGATGCCTTCAAAGCTGGTGGAGATTTTCATTCAAGGACTGCAATGAACATGTACCAGCATATTCGTGATGCCGTTGAGAGTGAAGAAGTGCTACTTGAGTGGGATCCTCAACCTGGTGAAGAGAAACCCCCAGTTCCATTATTGAAG GATAACTTTGCTTCTGAAAGAAGGAAAGCTAAAATGCTTAACTTTTCCATTGCATATGGGAAAACTCCAGTTGGGCTTTCCCGGGATTGGAAG GTATCGGTTCAGGAAGCAGAAAACACAGTTAAACTGTGGTACAAAGAAAGACAAGAAGTGCTTATTTGGCAAGAAGAACGTAAAAAAGAAGCTATAGAAAATAGATGTGTTCACACATTACTTGGACGGGCTCGCCAGTTCCCAGCAGTATCTCGTGATAAACGTGCTCTAAGAGGTCATATTGAAAGGGCTGCTATCAATACACCAGTGCAG GGCAGTGCTGCTGATGTTGCCATGTGTGCTATGTTAGAAATATCCAAGAATGCACGTTTGAATGAACTTGGGTGGAGGCTGCTTTTACAG GTTCACGATGAAGTGATCCTGGAAGGGCCATCAGAGTCTGCTGAGGAAGCAAAGAAATTAGTTGTTGAGTGCATGTCGTTTCCCTTCAACGGAAAGAATAATCTTAAAGTAGACCTTGCCGTTGATGCCAAGTGTGCACAAAACTGGTATGCCGGCAAGTAG
- the LOC126588945 gene encoding microtubule-associated protein TORTIFOLIA1-like isoform X2: MSFAGPRISKPAKPPNPSPTTPPQPQQPPNSSSKSSASSASSSLSTHLAMVELKQRILTSLSKLSDRDTYQIAVEDLEKIIQTLPPEGLPMLLNCLYDASADPKPAVKKESLRLLALVSASHPDFTSTHLTKIIAHIVKRLKDADSGVRDACRDAIGALSAQYLKAESVSDNGSVVGLFTKPLFEAMAEQNKGVQSGAALCMAKIVDCALDPPVSSFQRLFPRICKLLNNPNFLAKASLLPVVSSLSQVGAIAPQSLDNLLQSIHECLGSTDWATRKAAADVLVALALHSNNLITDRTASTLTVLESCRFDKIKPVRDSMTEALQFWKKIAGKGEDEAPNDKKVSSHAELSEKNEPKNSKPSEKTDQGAKVSSNGSSPTSDSVSKSKASGDKAGVALKKKLPILTDKELNPEFFQKLEKRVSDDLPVEVVVPRRHVNSSNSNNEVEPEANDTNSKETQNRIANSQFNDIHGSFSSKYRNTERGIAGLYTKQRDHDDLARDKWPEERANGKDSRTRAVDIDDRIDINQRESSSSRAGFSKPDGQPEGSFVNNKGNWLAIQRQLLQLERQQGHLMSMLQDFMGGSHDSMITLENRVRGLERVVEDLARDLSISSGRRGGNFSMGYEGSSNRPLGKYNGFPDYTGNKFGRGGDGRIPYGERFAQNDGHVSGMRGRGPTWKSDMSEVWDFPTYGGSRGGHIGSRKAVGGGPGDGRSPKSENGSDQGNSRRAWDKGAGPVRFGEGPSARSVWQASKDEATLEAIRVAGEDNGTSRSGRVAIPELTAEAMEDDNVGQERNPIWNSWTNAIDALQVGDLDTAFLEVLSTGDDILLVKLMDRSGPVIDQLSNETATEVLHAVGQFLPEPNLFDICLAWIQQLVEIVLENGSDVFGLPTDVKKELVLNLHEASVTLNLPEDWEGATPDQLLVQLASSWGINPQQHDK; this comes from the exons ATGAGTTTTGCCGGACCCAGAATTTCCAAACCGGCTAAGCCCCCAAACCCATCACCCACAACGCCGCCGCAGCCGCAGCAACCACCAAACTCCTCTTCAAAGTCCTCTGCTTCTTCCGCTTCTTCTTCCCTCTCGACCCACCTGGCCATGGTGGAGCTCAAGCAGAGAATCCTCACCTCCCTCTCCAAACTCTCCGACCGAGACACGTACCAAATTGCCGTTGAAGATCTCGAGAAAATCATCCAAACCCTCCCGCCGGAGGGCCTCCCTATGCTCCTCAACTGCCTCTACGACGCCTCCGCCGATCCGAAACCCGCCGTCAAGAAAGAGTCTTTGCGCCTGCTCGCATTGGTCTCTGCTTCCCACCCCGATTTCACCTCCACCCATTTGACCAAAATCATTGCCCACATCGTCAAGAGGCTCAAGGATGCCGATTCCGGCGTCCGGGACGCGTGCCGCGACGCCATTGGCGCGCTGTCGGCGCAGTACTTGAAGGCAGAGAGTGTGAGCGACAATGGGTCGGTTGTGGGTTTGTTTACGAAGCCTTTGTTTGAGGCTATGGCCGAGCAGAACAAAGGGGTGCAATCTGGTGCGGCACTGTGTATGGCTAAGATTGTAGACTGCGCTTTAGACCCGCCTGTTTCGTCTTTTCAAAGGCTGTTTCCAAGGATCTGCAAGTTGCTTAACAATCCTAACTTCTTGGCTAAGGCATCGCTCTTGCCGGTTGTTTCGAGCCTGTCTCAG GTTGGAGCGATTGCGCCCCAAAGCTTGGATAATCTACTGCAAAGTATTCATGAATGCCTTGGGAGCACAGATTGGGCAACACGTAAAGCAGCAGCTGATGTGCTGGTTGCATTAGCATTGCATTCGAACAACTTGATTACAGATAGAACCGCTTCCACCCTGACTGTCCTCGAGTCTTGCCGTTTTGACAAG ATTAAACCTGTCAGAGATAGCATGACAGAGGCATTGCAGTTCTGGAAAAAGATAGCTGGGAAAGGAGAagatgaagctccaaatgacaAGAAAGTCTCGTCTCATG CTGAGTTGTCAGAGAAGAATGAGCcaaaaaattcaaagcctagtgagaAAACAGATCAAGGAGCAAAGGTTTCATCTAATGGTTCATCTCCTACTTCAGATTCTGTTTCTAAATCCAAAGCCAGTGGAGATAAAGcgggtgtagctttgaagaagaaacTGCCCATCTTAACTGACAAAGAGCTAAACCCAGAATTCTTCCAGAAACTTGAAAAGAGGGTTTCTGATGATTTGCCCGTTGAGGTAGTTGTTCCTCGTAGACATGTCAATTCTTCAAACTCAAATAATGAGGTAGAACCAGAGGCAAATGATACAAATTCCAAAGAAACTCAAAACCGGATTGCAAACAGCCAATTTAATGATATTCATGGATCTTTCAGTAGTAAATACCGTAACACAGAGAGAGGAATAGCTGGTCTGTATACTAAACAACGAGATCATGATGACCTTGCGAGGGATAAATGGCCAGAAGAAAGGGCGAATGGAAAAGACTCCAGAACGAGAGCAGTTGATATTGATGACAGGATTGATATAAATCAAAGGGAGTCGTCCAGTAGTCGTGCAGGTTTCTCTAAACCCGATGGTCAACCTGAAGGATCCTTTGTCAATAACAAAGGAAATTGGTTGGCTATCCAAAGGCAATTGTTGCAGCTGGAGAGACAACAAGGTCATCTTATGAGCATGTTGCAGGATTTCATGGGCGGGTCTCATGACAGCATGATAACTTTGGAGAACAGAGTAAGGGGTCTTGAGAGAGTTGTTGAAGACTTGGCACGAGATTTATCAATATCATCAGGTAGAAGAGGCGGTAATTTTTCGATGGGGTATGAGGGGTCTTCTAATAGGCCTTTAGGCAAGTATAACGGCTTTCCTGATTACACTGGTAACAAGTTTGGAAGAGGTGGAGATGGACGAATTCCATATGGCGAACGATTTGCCCAAAATGATGGACATGTTTCCGGCATGAGGGGACGGGGCCCTACTTGGAAATCTGACATGTCTGAGGTGTGGGATTTTCCAACATATGGTGGTTCCAGAGGTGGACATATTGGTTCGAGGAAGGCTGTAGGAGGTGGTCCTGGGGATGGTAGGTCACCCAAATCAGAGAATGGGAGTGATCAAGGTAACAGCAGGCGAGCATGGGATAAAGGGGCTGGACCTGTTAGGTTTGGTGAGGGGCCTTCCGCAAGAAGTGTTTGGCAAGCTTCCAAAGATGAAGCTACCTTGGAAGCAATTCGTGTGGCTGGAGAGGACAATGGAACATCTAGATCTGGAAGAGTAGCTATACCTGAATTGACTGCAGAGGCTATGGAAGATGATAATGTGGGCCAGGAGCGGAATCCAATCTGGAATTCTTGGACTAATGCAATAGATGCTCTTCAAGTGGGTGATCTGGATACGGCCTTTTTGGAAGTGTTGTCTACAGGAGATGATATCTTGCTTGTAAAGTTGATGGACAGATCAGGTCCTGTGATTGACCAACTTTCAAATGAGACAGCAACCGAGGTCTTGCATGCTGTTGGGCAATTCTTACCAGAGCCAAACTTGTTTGACATCTGTTTGGCTTGGATTCAGCAG TTGGTTGAAATAGTGCTCGAAAATGGTTCTGATGTTTTCGGTCTTCCCACTGACGTAAAGAAAGAACTCGTTTTGAATCTGCATGAAGCTTCTGTAACACTGAATCTGCCCGAGGACTGGGAAGGTGCAACACCGGATCAACTTTTGGTGCAGTTGGCATCATCCTGGGGAATCAATCCTCAGCAGCATGACAAATAG
- the LOC126588945 gene encoding microtubule-associated protein TORTIFOLIA1-like isoform X1, protein MSFAGPRISKPAKPPNPSPTTPPQPQQPPNSSSKSSASSASSSLSTHLAMVELKQRILTSLSKLSDRDTYQIAVEDLEKIIQTLPPEGLPMLLNCLYDASADPKPAVKKESLRLLALVSASHPDFTSTHLTKIIAHIVKRLKDADSGVRDACRDAIGALSAQYLKAESVSDNGSVVGLFTKPLFEAMAEQNKGVQSGAALCMAKIVDCALDPPVSSFQRLFPRICKLLNNPNFLAKASLLPVVSSLSQVGAIAPQSLDNLLQSIHECLGSTDWATRKAAADVLVALALHSNNLITDRTASTLTVLESCRFDKIKPVRDSMTEALQFWKKIAGKGEDEAPNDKKVSSHENSESAELSEKNEPKNSKPSEKTDQGAKVSSNGSSPTSDSVSKSKASGDKAGVALKKKLPILTDKELNPEFFQKLEKRVSDDLPVEVVVPRRHVNSSNSNNEVEPEANDTNSKETQNRIANSQFNDIHGSFSSKYRNTERGIAGLYTKQRDHDDLARDKWPEERANGKDSRTRAVDIDDRIDINQRESSSSRAGFSKPDGQPEGSFVNNKGNWLAIQRQLLQLERQQGHLMSMLQDFMGGSHDSMITLENRVRGLERVVEDLARDLSISSGRRGGNFSMGYEGSSNRPLGKYNGFPDYTGNKFGRGGDGRIPYGERFAQNDGHVSGMRGRGPTWKSDMSEVWDFPTYGGSRGGHIGSRKAVGGGPGDGRSPKSENGSDQGNSRRAWDKGAGPVRFGEGPSARSVWQASKDEATLEAIRVAGEDNGTSRSGRVAIPELTAEAMEDDNVGQERNPIWNSWTNAIDALQVGDLDTAFLEVLSTGDDILLVKLMDRSGPVIDQLSNETATEVLHAVGQFLPEPNLFDICLAWIQQLVEIVLENGSDVFGLPTDVKKELVLNLHEASVTLNLPEDWEGATPDQLLVQLASSWGINPQQHDK, encoded by the exons ATGAGTTTTGCCGGACCCAGAATTTCCAAACCGGCTAAGCCCCCAAACCCATCACCCACAACGCCGCCGCAGCCGCAGCAACCACCAAACTCCTCTTCAAAGTCCTCTGCTTCTTCCGCTTCTTCTTCCCTCTCGACCCACCTGGCCATGGTGGAGCTCAAGCAGAGAATCCTCACCTCCCTCTCCAAACTCTCCGACCGAGACACGTACCAAATTGCCGTTGAAGATCTCGAGAAAATCATCCAAACCCTCCCGCCGGAGGGCCTCCCTATGCTCCTCAACTGCCTCTACGACGCCTCCGCCGATCCGAAACCCGCCGTCAAGAAAGAGTCTTTGCGCCTGCTCGCATTGGTCTCTGCTTCCCACCCCGATTTCACCTCCACCCATTTGACCAAAATCATTGCCCACATCGTCAAGAGGCTCAAGGATGCCGATTCCGGCGTCCGGGACGCGTGCCGCGACGCCATTGGCGCGCTGTCGGCGCAGTACTTGAAGGCAGAGAGTGTGAGCGACAATGGGTCGGTTGTGGGTTTGTTTACGAAGCCTTTGTTTGAGGCTATGGCCGAGCAGAACAAAGGGGTGCAATCTGGTGCGGCACTGTGTATGGCTAAGATTGTAGACTGCGCTTTAGACCCGCCTGTTTCGTCTTTTCAAAGGCTGTTTCCAAGGATCTGCAAGTTGCTTAACAATCCTAACTTCTTGGCTAAGGCATCGCTCTTGCCGGTTGTTTCGAGCCTGTCTCAG GTTGGAGCGATTGCGCCCCAAAGCTTGGATAATCTACTGCAAAGTATTCATGAATGCCTTGGGAGCACAGATTGGGCAACACGTAAAGCAGCAGCTGATGTGCTGGTTGCATTAGCATTGCATTCGAACAACTTGATTACAGATAGAACCGCTTCCACCCTGACTGTCCTCGAGTCTTGCCGTTTTGACAAG ATTAAACCTGTCAGAGATAGCATGACAGAGGCATTGCAGTTCTGGAAAAAGATAGCTGGGAAAGGAGAagatgaagctccaaatgacaAGAAAGTCTCGTCTCATG AAAATTCTGAATCAGCTGAGTTGTCAGAGAAGAATGAGCcaaaaaattcaaagcctagtgagaAAACAGATCAAGGAGCAAAGGTTTCATCTAATGGTTCATCTCCTACTTCAGATTCTGTTTCTAAATCCAAAGCCAGTGGAGATAAAGcgggtgtagctttgaagaagaaacTGCCCATCTTAACTGACAAAGAGCTAAACCCAGAATTCTTCCAGAAACTTGAAAAGAGGGTTTCTGATGATTTGCCCGTTGAGGTAGTTGTTCCTCGTAGACATGTCAATTCTTCAAACTCAAATAATGAGGTAGAACCAGAGGCAAATGATACAAATTCCAAAGAAACTCAAAACCGGATTGCAAACAGCCAATTTAATGATATTCATGGATCTTTCAGTAGTAAATACCGTAACACAGAGAGAGGAATAGCTGGTCTGTATACTAAACAACGAGATCATGATGACCTTGCGAGGGATAAATGGCCAGAAGAAAGGGCGAATGGAAAAGACTCCAGAACGAGAGCAGTTGATATTGATGACAGGATTGATATAAATCAAAGGGAGTCGTCCAGTAGTCGTGCAGGTTTCTCTAAACCCGATGGTCAACCTGAAGGATCCTTTGTCAATAACAAAGGAAATTGGTTGGCTATCCAAAGGCAATTGTTGCAGCTGGAGAGACAACAAGGTCATCTTATGAGCATGTTGCAGGATTTCATGGGCGGGTCTCATGACAGCATGATAACTTTGGAGAACAGAGTAAGGGGTCTTGAGAGAGTTGTTGAAGACTTGGCACGAGATTTATCAATATCATCAGGTAGAAGAGGCGGTAATTTTTCGATGGGGTATGAGGGGTCTTCTAATAGGCCTTTAGGCAAGTATAACGGCTTTCCTGATTACACTGGTAACAAGTTTGGAAGAGGTGGAGATGGACGAATTCCATATGGCGAACGATTTGCCCAAAATGATGGACATGTTTCCGGCATGAGGGGACGGGGCCCTACTTGGAAATCTGACATGTCTGAGGTGTGGGATTTTCCAACATATGGTGGTTCCAGAGGTGGACATATTGGTTCGAGGAAGGCTGTAGGAGGTGGTCCTGGGGATGGTAGGTCACCCAAATCAGAGAATGGGAGTGATCAAGGTAACAGCAGGCGAGCATGGGATAAAGGGGCTGGACCTGTTAGGTTTGGTGAGGGGCCTTCCGCAAGAAGTGTTTGGCAAGCTTCCAAAGATGAAGCTACCTTGGAAGCAATTCGTGTGGCTGGAGAGGACAATGGAACATCTAGATCTGGAAGAGTAGCTATACCTGAATTGACTGCAGAGGCTATGGAAGATGATAATGTGGGCCAGGAGCGGAATCCAATCTGGAATTCTTGGACTAATGCAATAGATGCTCTTCAAGTGGGTGATCTGGATACGGCCTTTTTGGAAGTGTTGTCTACAGGAGATGATATCTTGCTTGTAAAGTTGATGGACAGATCAGGTCCTGTGATTGACCAACTTTCAAATGAGACAGCAACCGAGGTCTTGCATGCTGTTGGGCAATTCTTACCAGAGCCAAACTTGTTTGACATCTGTTTGGCTTGGATTCAGCAG TTGGTTGAAATAGTGCTCGAAAATGGTTCTGATGTTTTCGGTCTTCCCACTGACGTAAAGAAAGAACTCGTTTTGAATCTGCATGAAGCTTCTGTAACACTGAATCTGCCCGAGGACTGGGAAGGTGCAACACCGGATCAACTTTTGGTGCAGTTGGCATCATCCTGGGGAATCAATCCTCAGCAGCATGACAAATAG
- the LOC126591382 gene encoding uncharacterized protein LOC126591382 codes for MVQTLEAIKGGGGSIRIGTTGTVSSLMTRELESSKVASPTPASSRNKHQTASVSVLCGATTPKRLQPRKSCDEASSSGSSNDINVRHPEVSQKTKTHTKNTSQIPMLSSDHPGLDKTPSRQKTSKKGTNIVEVVDIKCGSSDRAWAGPITNRLKKLGFSKLSESIV; via the coding sequence ATGGTTCAGACGCTGGAAGCTATAAAGGGTGGTGGAGGCTCCATCAGAATCGGGACCACTGGGACAGTCAGTTCCCTAATGACAAGAGAATTAGAGTCCAGCAAAGTTGCATCTCCGACGCCTGCATCTTCCAGAAATAAACATCAAACAGCTTCTGTTTCTGTTCTCTGTGGTGCTACTACTCCAAAAAGGCTACAACCAAGAAAGTCATGCGATGAAGCTAGCAGCAGTGGAAGCAGCAATGACATTAATGTGAGACACCCTGAAGTTTcccagaaaacaaaaactcataCTAAAAATACTAGTCAAATCCCGATGCTGAGCTCTGATCATCCTGGTCTGGATAAAACTCCTAGTAGGCAGAAAACTAGTAAAAAAGGAACTAACATTGTTGAAGTTGTGGACATAAAATGTGGGAGCTCGGATAGAGCATGGGCTGGCCCTATAACAAACCGACTGAAGAAGCTGGGTTTCTCAAAGCTATCTGAGAGCATTGTCTAA